A window from Mytilus galloprovincialis chromosome 8, xbMytGall1.hap1.1, whole genome shotgun sequence encodes these proteins:
- the LOC143043304 gene encoding deoxycytidylate deaminase-like, with product MGKTNNSSSKAPKRTSERIQDKQRKETKVKSQKWNLEWEEYFMALAFLSAQRSKDPKTKVGACIVNKDQRIVGMGYNGMPNNCKDEDFPWGKGQTAEDNKHLYVCHAELNAVVNKIQADIRGCRMYVTLFPCNECAKIIIQSGIKKVIYYKMPDMPADKTKKEEKMEKIKATKKMFRKIVKLTKYKIKPERETVFKIETKDCEMKPEISL from the exons ATGGGAAAGACAAACAATTCAAG ttCAAAGGCTCCAAAACGTACTAGTGAAAGAATTCAGGATAAACAGAGAAAAG AAACAAAGGTAAAGAGCCAAAAGTGGAATCTAGAATGGGAGGAGTATTTCATGGCGTTAGCATTTTTATCAGCACAAAGAAGTAAAGATCCTAAAACTAAG GTCGGAGCATGTATTGTCAATAAAGACCAAAGAATTGTTGGGATGGGATATAATGGCATGCCAAATAATTGCAAGGATGAAGACTTTCCCTGGGGAAAAGGTCAAACTGCTGAGGACAACAAACACTTGTATG TATGTCACGCTGAATTAAATGCTGTCGTAAATAAAATACAGGCAGATATTAGAGGATGTCGGATGTATGTGACACTTTTTCCTTGCAACGAATGCGCGAAGATAATAATTCAATCTGGAATAAAGAAAGTTATATATTACAAAATGCCTGACATGCCAGCTGACAAAAcgaaaaaagaggaaaaaatggaaaaaataaaagccactaaaaaaatgttcagaaaaattgttaaattgaC GAAATACAAAATCAAACCAGAAAGagaaacagtttttaaaattgaaacgAAAGATTGTGAAATGAAACCCGAGATAAGTTTGTAA